A window of Amaranthus tricolor cultivar Red isolate AtriRed21 chromosome 8, ASM2621246v1, whole genome shotgun sequence genomic DNA:
ataatgatcCAAAgttaattaatccaaactccctaaataatgatgatcttctaagctcccaaaatcattaaatccaaactccaaatATAATGAgacattaagtacccaaagtaataacccaataatgctccataatgatgatgatttaagctaaataaagagtgttttAAGCTCCATCTTCTCGAAattcttcaataataataaaggtattaaggtagattttaatgaagtgaaaatataagaaagaatgtaaaaaagatttgatgatggtggtgtaagtgatctcatgactgaggggtatttataatgataCATTAgtttgtatgaaaaagagtgttaggagtatagaagaaggttaactagtgtaagtgatttagagtgtgtaagtgaatgtgtaagagttggagtgtgtaagtgaatgtgtaagagttggagtgtgtaagtgaatgtgtaagagttagaatgcgtaagagtttggagtgtaaaaAAAAGTTAGCATGTGTAagaaaatggtgatagcttgtgatgaacatcatgggttactatagaaaggattttggttcatcaaatttttgttctagtatgtacaagtgaatatactttaaaataaagggtaaatttgatcatgaaaatatatagtttacttagaaaatttttcttaaactctacttaaagttaataataaaaatacttctcatttttatgtataaaataattaaatcaaagttataagtttagaataataagtagtaatgttagtttaaggaagaagttaaaaacgtaacgttttacaaaaccgtgaatataataataaaattttacttttcgcactataaaataataaaataatattttagtgcttataaaaagattttaaacaaaataatattttaaagtttaatatttgaaagaaatcacaaaatcgaaaaaggtttagaaattaaagatgatttgaaatggataaccaaaggcttagagatttgaattgacaattctaaataattaatattatccCTCAAGTTTTGAAGCATTTTATAAATGAATATTATCCCTCAAATTTACAACTTCAACTTCAACTTCAACATAAGTTTACATTATTTTCGTCTTCATATaattcaaattataaaatattttctaattcacgactaaaattaatttatatttatattagtgATCGTAAGCTTTTGTTATCTAGATTTATTTCTAATAGATTTATTTCTAAATTGAATAAAAAGTGTACGTAAATATTTGTTAAGACTGTATGTTTATATTTAGGATGGAGCGGAAAGGGCGTGACCCTGAGCCctaatataaaatcataaatctTATTTTATGCATTGATcgagaaaattaatttttgatagaTTAATGTATACATTGTCCATTATAATGAATTATGTGTCTAAAATTACAAATGATAATAACTTTTGGTGAATATCAAAACttctaacaaaatttaaaatactaatcATGAGAAATTAGGTATAATTAAAGCTCATATGCATGGGTACAATAACAAAGTGGAGTATAATATCATATgcctattaaatttaaaatactctcatttcctttattttcaaatgttcttcccatttatttttttagatctcaatgaatatttgaaaatcaaataattttaattatgagtttttaaaaattttaaaaagtagatatttaaacgtatatattgaattgaatctaataagatcccacataaatatgttttttcatatagatcaaagagaaatgataattaaagtttaataataaaattcgtaaattttatttgagaaaaatatataaaaacgaagggagtatattatatttgttatcGCCTTATCGGGCAACTAAAGTTTGtttctataaataataaataaaatagaataaGCAAACTATCCAACAATCATGATATAGGGCGGAGATCTCTAGGGCATGGATAAGAATTTGGAAGTCAAGATTTAAGGCGAGATCAAGATGCCTTATCAATATCatttaagaaagaaaaaatactCCATTTGTTCTtggtttttaggttttttttttttataatttttaaagtaatttttaaattttaatatctctatatcataaaaaatataaaaaattactatATATTAATAAAGTGTACAATATATTTGTGGAAAACCATAGTTAAACTTCTTCCTTAAAGTAGAATATttcaaataagaaaaaacattTGAGAACGAAGGGAATAATCAATAGAGTAGACACTGCAAAATAGCAAAATACTCTCTCTGTCCTACTATCTTGTGACATTTGCTACACTGATAAAATTTGAGTAAAACCAATAAAAGTTATAACAGTGTAAAATGTGTAAAAAAGTGTAATTgatgaaaatatgaaaaaaatatgtaaataagatgaaaagataaattaaatatatagttATGTTAGAGAaaaatactttctccgtttcatattacttgcaccagaaaaaatatagtaatgtggaattttattttattcgtctcatcacatattttaataatatcaaatttttataatttttagttatgtataattccaaatataaaTGATCCAACAAatacattaaattgcgtaaaaatgTATTTAGTACAAGTATTTAAAAGCGGAAAGTATAACAAATTTCATTAGACGGATCTCGAGACACGGATGgagcaagaagaaaaaaaatgaaaaagtagaAAGCGGGAAACATAAGGGTTGCAGACTTGTAGTTGTAGACAAGAAGGTGGTCCACCTGAATATAGAGTCAAAGTCAACACGATCGTTGATAATGGGGCGCCTTTTCTTCTTCGGTTGTAGAAACTACATAAAGATGGATCCTTTTAATCAAACCAATTAAACTATTCAACTTTAGTATCAACGGTCCATCCAAATTATATTCAAACATATTTCAAAGGATGAGAAAATGATAATTATCGAgatttaaaatttcttttacGTGAAAATataaagtggacaaataaaaagaaataggaAAGTATtcactttaaaatttaattttttttattcaaaatagactgataaaaagaaataagaaaaattacctagaataatctaatattttcatgattttcctataataatctcacctattaattaatcatgaataatcccaactttaaagggtatttgcctagagtaaacttgggtaacccaATGACATACTATAGTAGATAATTCACCAAAAagataaactgaaaattaatttaaaattagagaaaaattttaaaaatttacataaaagattctaaataataaaaaaaatcataaatttttttaacatttttttgatatatttttttaatttatttttttaaaaaaataaaacttgctataacagTCATCCGATCACCggatttactttaaaaaaatacccctcaaagttgggattattcatggttaattaataagtgagattattgcaggaaaatcacaaataaattggattattttaaataattttttcaaagaAATAAACTAGAtgaaaatcaaatatttattttctaactttacttatttagaaaaaattttaCGCTAAATTGAATTTGGAAGTGAGATGAGTTATATtgtaaattaaatatcatatttaatttaatataaaaagtaCAAGGGTTATTGAATAgattagtaattaattaatttcgaAATTCAAATGTGAGACTTTAAAAAATGTATTCAACAAAATGGACTGAGTGTATGTTGAGTAGTAAAAAAGGAGGGTAGAAATAATGGTTAAACTAATAAATGAGTATATAATAGTAGTTGATTAGTTAGTAAAATACTTCAAAAGTGATTTCATGAGCTATActagattaaaaataattaaattacagtCAAATAAATACagcttttataatattattattatttttaataataatgcaTATGCACTCTTAGTTCTTTTTGCATGACTACTAGGAAAAGGATATATACAGTCTTAAGGGttatatataagaaagaattttgtatttaatttatgtaatttaatattatttttactttggaaatataaatatttaattatatttaattattttaacatttattttttttggaaagttaaagtgattatataaaatatttattgtttCTCAATTTTTAGATTAGATtcttttaaaagtttaaaattataaataataaagaaaatttgttAATGTTTATGTACAATTCTAAGGACTGTATTACCCTTAATacttttatagattttttttacatgttttTAGATATGCAAAGGTAAGATGGATATCACATAATTTCACTATCATACTCCtttatttgcattattttaACTGTTGTATTTttcaattagagatatttagaattgaatacatgtattgaaaaacatgtaaaaatcaaataaaacagtACTAATAGTGGATAAGAGgaagtattttttataattaggtacattatatattaaatttgataTTGAAACAAAAATCCTCTTTTTAGtcctaatataatataattacaaTAACGTAATAGAACTGAAGTATTAAATTTCCCCAAAAACTTGAATTACTATtcattaagaaaaagaaaataggagaaAGGGAAGGGCAAAGGGAATATGAAAAAgtcatataaatataaacaataGAGTCTCATTTCCATATTCGTACGTCGACGACGAAGATAGTACAAAGAAGAATAACCAAACCCAGAAGATATTTGAAGATTAAACGTTAAAGTCtcacaagaacaacaacaagacCGCAATTgttgaatttcaatttttcactttttcaattgttgatcaTATTTAATTGCAATTCTTCATCTCCGACCTCCATTAATTCTTCGATTTCGAGCTTGTACTTTCTCTgcaatcaatcaatcaaccaGTCGATTGTTCAATCGAATTGTTGCGGGATTCGTGTTGTTTTGTCGAAATGAAGACCTCGTGGAAGAAATTGATCAATCATCATACAAAACAGAATAGCAAGGACAGGAAAATTCAGCCTCTTGCTCAATTAGACGAGCTTGCTAAAGCTTCTGAGGTATTTCTTCttctatttgatttttaagGTTTTGCTTTGGTTTTTATGCGATGTTTGATTACTTTTGAGTTTTGAATTTACAGTTGCTTAATtgtttttgtgaattaattaatgatatgttgaatttttaaaagtattgtttaagtttaaactttattttaagCTTATTAAcgaataatgatatttttaattttgtagaaGATGATACAATCAATTAATGTGTACTTTATTTCCTTTTGGAGTTTGGTCTATCTCAAGttcttttttggattttttttttcatttagttCGGGAATTGGAGTGTGCTTTGTAgagttaaatttaaattaagtttaacTGGAGGaaaatatgttgaattgaaTTCTGCCTTATATGGAAAAAATTTAGTCTAAAAAGTAGCTCTGAAATTCTCTTTTTTGGTTCATTGACAAAAAATTAGTGGGAGGGAATGGAGCGGGATAAAGATAGAGATAGTTTAGGCACAAGAATTTCGTGGGATTCTTTCCTCAAacaaggaattttttttttccaatttcagAAATTCTGGAAAAATGCTAGTTCAGAACAGTTATGGTCCTTATAGATTTGGATGACAAAAAGAACACTTGCTGTTCATTGATGGCTACATGATCTTTTTTAAATGAAGTTTCTGTTTATgttttttgttgatttccaaCTCAGTAATTCCTTGGAAAACTTGGTCCAAGAAGAATACTCTTTTCTTTGTAGAAAATGTGCTTGGTCTTTTGGCCACCCACATCATTAGTTATTCCGTTGGTTGCACAAAGCAGAGAGCTGAGAGATTTTATTTCTTCTTCAGTTAATTGCACAAAAGGGTTATTGAATTTTCACCAACTCTTTAATTTATCATCTTATTACACCGTTAAGACTTTTACTCATAATTCACAAGgaaatgttttgaatttgattctCTTACCTATTCATGATAAATACACAAACAAAACGACGAGAAAAAAGCAAATTTGAAGGAAGACTAATGTGTAATGTCTAAAAGTGAAATACTATATTAAAATACTTTTTGCCTGAAAAGTAATATTGAGTTTGAAGAGTTCATTGGTTTTAGTCATGTGCATTGTTGAGTTTGAAGAGTTCTCAAATCTAATCTTAGGTTGCTGCGTGTTCTGAATTATCCAGGCAATGGAAGACATGAAAGACTGCTACGATAGCTTGCTCTCTGCTGCAGCAGCAGCAACAAATAGTGCATATGGTACGTGAATGAAACAGCTAAATGGCTTTTTGTAAGTTAAATAGCATTAGTTGCAAGGTTATTAGGATCGGGATTCTATCTAGGATCGTTAAGGGGGTAGGATCGAAATCAGTATAATCGGATCGTaggatcctacaaatatgcattaatgtgctAAGGATTagtgattatcaattatatttgttctcgttttaagttttaaagtgtaagtaaaaacttatttgactttatctattaagttttgaaaaaaaatacttttaattatcatttttaaGTGAATCTTTATTGtgaaaatattttacgattGGAACTACCCATGTAGGATCGGATTGTTATATTGTAGgatcgtgttatgatcctaccacaTAAATTCTTGAGCAAAGTAGGATCGCAGGATTCTATTGCGTTAAGATTCTACCTATGATCCGATCGGTCGcctatttttggatcgtaaGATTGTAGAATCGTAGATCGGAATTGGGATTCTGATAACTATGATCAGTTATACTTTGTGCTATTTTTCAAGTTAGGATTGTCAAAATTTGAACTTAAAATTTTGTCCAGATTATGCTTTTCTTAAGTCCAGCATCAATCAATGTTCAAATAAACGTTTGTAGCACAATCTATCAAAATGATAATACTGAAACAGATAATAGTACACATCTATACGATTTTGTTGACCTTGTGaaacttttgtttatttatttactgcTTAAAACTTTACCAAGTTCATTTCTTTTTGTCTCAGAATTTTCTGAATCGTTACGGGAGATGGGTGTTTGTCTTCTTCAGAAAATtgcattgaatgatgatgaagaaagtggTGAGCTTCCAAACTCTGATCCTGGAGTGCATTTGTTTTGCATCTTCTAATCTGAACTGCTAGTTGATTATCATGTGCCATCCAATTGTTATCTTGGATTCTTGACTGTTCAACACAATGACTGGATTATTTAATGAGATTCTGACTGCATTCCTTACCCTTTTGTGTCAGAAGAATCTCAGTGGTGCATGAGAATTCATATTAAGTTTCATAGTTAAGGAATTATTCCTTTTCACCTGTTTATTCTGACTGTTTTTGCAATTATGATCAGAAGGTAACTTCTCAGGGATTTTATTCGGAGTTCTCTGATTTTTTTGCTGTCATGGAAGATACATAATTGAATTTGCTGTCATGATAGCTTTCTGAAACTTTAATAGCTTCTTATCATGTAAATATTTTCCTGCAGGTAAAGTAATGCTGAAGCTTGGTAAAGTGCAGTTTGAACTTCAAAAGCTTGTTGATAGCTATGTGAGTCCTTTTAGTCCTATTTCTTTGGTTTGTTTGGGATATACTTCTATATACTGATAATGTTCTGTCACTTGTCAGCGTAATCATATTTGTCAGACGATCACTGTTCCATCCGAGTCTCTTATAAAAGAGCTTCACACTGTGGAGGTTAGTTTGTGCCATTCTTGTTCAGCTTTTTCTTGAATTTCATTCATGTGGGTGGTGGTATGGTAAGCATTAATGCCCGCCTGATGGCTTTGATGAGTATCATTACTGTTTTGATCCTCTGTTACTGACATTTATTATGTATAATGTCAAATGCTTCCTTAagcttttcctttttcttattttttcaattttctcaAAGGAGATTCCTGGTCATCTTTTTATTGGAAGGAGTTTGATTGCTTTTTGTTAGTATTGGTTGCATGATTCTGTCCTCATCTGAGTCTCTGTTGTGAACTTCAGATAATTGCTATTCTTTCTTATATAAGCAAGTCCCCTCCTGGGAAGAAACCCAAGTGTTCTCATGTCTCTTGATTCAATGCATGGGGGATAGGGTTGAGAATATTGAGTTAGTGAAATCAATAAAATTGGATCTGACTTACTTTATGTTAAATTGTGCTGCAGGAAATGAAGCTTCAATGTGACGAGAAAAGGTGAATCTTATTCTAGATTTGGTCAATATTTCTAATcctttatatttgtttttttaaatagcTCTTAACCTCATGTTTTGCATCTGCAGGGAATTATACGAGTacatgaaaacaaaatataggGAAAAGGGAAGATCTAAGAGTGGGAAGGGTGAGATCTTCTCGCTGCAGCAACTAAAAGACGCCAAAActgaatttgatgaagaagcTACGTTATTTGTCTTCCGTTTAAAGTCTTTAAAACAAGGCCTACCCACAAGCCTTCTTACTCAGGCTGCACGCCATCATGCTGCTCAGGTTGTTACCTGCTGATCAATTAGCattttcttttgcatttttcTCGATAGTTTGTCTGACAGTTTTTAACAATTAGATGCTGAGCTAAATAGTTaacattgtatattttttgccGGATGCAGCTGTCTTTCTTGCGGAAGGCTGTTAAAACTCTTGAGGCTGTTGAACCACATGTGAATTTGGTGACTCAACAGCAACATATAGCTTACCCCTTCATTGGCCGTGAAGATGAGGAGTCAGAAGATGCTGAAGATGATGATTGTAGTGAAGAGGATGACTACAGCAGTGCCTCTAGTGGGGAATATGAAGAAGAATTGAGATATGATTATCAACATAATAATAGGCAGCTCAGTTTTGTTTCAGCTCCAAAAAACACCTTAGAGGTTGGTATTTGGAAGTTTGGCAGTGTTTACTTTGTTTAGTTTAGAAAATTTCCGTATGTTTTACCTGATAATTGCGAAACTGCAACATAACTAACATGAGTGCAAACGTACTGTATGCTTTGGTGTTAAATTGTTTGGCAAAGAAATGATGGTTAAAATGAAGTCTGATCAATGCATTTTTGTAGGTAAATTTGAAAAACTACAATAGGGATTCTCTTATAAGAGAACAGAAGATGCTCAGCCAATCTGCCCCACTGATTCCTCAGCGGAAACTTGAACCAGCTGAAAGGATTGGACAATTGCGGCCATCATCATCGAGAAAGTTCTATTCGTATGTTTTGCCTAAACCAGGTGATAAGAGTGCAATTTCTGCTGGTGCTCTAGTTTCACAGACCAAGTCAAACCCTTTGCCGACTAAAAATTTATATCATTCATCCCCGCTGGTATCAAACAATTTTGAAAAGCTTGTAGGAACTAAAACTTTGTCTGGGCCTATTACCTTAAACTCAAAATCAATATTGAAAGAAAGCAATAATAACAG
This region includes:
- the LOC130820593 gene encoding uncharacterized protein At2g33490-like — its product is MKTSWKKLINHHTKQNSKDRKIQPLAQLDELAKASEAMEDMKDCYDSLLSAAAAATNSAYEFSESLREMGVCLLQKIALNDDEESGKVMLKLGKVQFELQKLVDSYRNHICQTITVPSESLIKELHTVEEMKLQCDEKRELYEYMKTKYREKGRSKSGKGEIFSLQQLKDAKTEFDEEATLFVFRLKSLKQGLPTSLLTQAARHHAAQLSFLRKAVKTLEAVEPHVNLVTQQQHIAYPFIGREDEESEDAEDDDCSEEDDYSSASSGEYEEELRYDYQHNNRQLSFVSAPKNTLEVNLKNYNRDSLIREQKMLSQSAPLIPQRKLEPAERIGQLRPSSSRKFYSYVLPKPGDKSAISAGALVSQTKSNPLPTKNLYHSSPLVSNNFEKLVGTKTLSGPITLNSKSILKESNNNRMPPPLTENFSVQKCKPQTLSSCKSLKLQSYSGPLTSKPFSTKPSLSAGHPVISSIPKFSSGPILRGSVTRSSSPTASPTFTSPKISELHELPRPPTHYGSGKSSGTIGFSAPLASKSSEDVTTIKSYVPKIASRLPAPPQVGYFSMPLSVSATATKSPSSRPSETSPDSEKSADMFSPPWTPIMSANQNPTKS